The window GGTGTGTGATGGAGAACTGTTAAATAAGAGTAGAGTAAATCTTAAATTTTAAAGTTCCTTctgcatgttttatttcaaCACTTCTGTTCAGTCCTGTCATCTTTCTAGCCTTATGACTACTCTGTGTGTTTGGACTGTTCTTATCAGCTCATCCAACTAGTATATAATGGGGTTTAGGTCAATGTTCTGTGATGATCATGTCAAAAGTTTTATTCAGTGGTCCCTAAGAAATTTTTCCATGAACAAAGCTAATGTGTGTTattgttgtcctgctggaagatcCACCTCTGACCCAATAACTTCTTGGCCCATAACATTGAGTGAGTCTAGTTTAGTTaaagtttaaatcccagcaatTTACACATCTATCTACTTAATAAATGTTAGAGGTGTAATGATAATCTCCAGTCACATTTTGGTTCAGTTTATGATACATGTCTCACAATATGTTTTAACTCTAAATCCTTTTTAGGTCGAGATTTTAAACAATTCAAAACGGTGTGCAACTTTTGTCTGTATAGAATTAATCAAAAAATATGCTACAAACAGCTGTTTAATATTATAGACAAATAAAGACATTTCTTAATTATCCCTTAATTTTCTGACCTCCACATCTTTTTTTGGGGCACAGAGGTGGTGGTGTCAACTGAAGAGctaatgatttttctttttttctctctctctcttcggtGACCTTACAACGTATACGGCTCACACTTGTTATGTACTCTgtatatttaaattctaaaatgaTCATGTCGACAATGTGAATTGCACATTTTTGTCATGCACATTTGCTTGGTGATTTACTGTGTTGTGATTGCATCCCTATTAAACGTAAAAATACAAAAGGATTGTGCAAGAACGTTGGTGgagtttttgttcattatttgtAGTGAAAAGTAAAGCAACCAGGACCCCAGAGAGAAGTCATCTCTATGCTAAATTCAGGCAGAGGTACAGTAACTGTGAGGCTGCAGCAAATGATTGTCAGCAAGCCTAGCAAGATCCCTTGAAATTATAGTAGTGTGGGcaagttgatatacagttttgcCAATTGTCAatgaatgtacattttaaagatCGTCATGGTTCCAAATGAAAACGTGTGAACTACTATCTGTATTCTGTGTAAGGAACATTAACATGTGTTCATTTCAgacttgtttgttgttgttgttgttgttgttattttttgctGCTGTTGTGGCCACTTTAGGGATCTGCAGTTTGACCCTGAGCTCAGGTCATTGATTGTATttatgtctctgtgtgcatgtgagttACCACCCACCTTGCAAACACATAGCGGTTAAGTAAACTGACTTCAATAAATTGCCTTAGGTGAGCACCAAATGTCTACTGTTCTCATGATAGGCTCTGGATCCATTGTGACTCTGAATTGGATAAGGCAGTTACTGAAGAATGAATGGTATTGCATTGTTAAACACTACCATGTCACCAAGGAGGTGCCTGCCTGATAGGGACTTCTACAacaggaaaaagaaaggaacTATGGACCTTTTGTCCACGAGAGGGtggttattttcataatgactttatgttctttgtttttatccCCATACAGAGACATCATGTCCATCTATAAGGAACCACCTCCTGGCATGTTTGTGGTTCCTGATCCTCATGATATGACCAAGGTGAGCTTTGAgtgattaatatttataaagaaacttGATGTCTTGGAATGTAAATGAGGGTGACTGACACAAGGAAGAAACCTGCTACTACAGATTCAAAATGATTGTTAGATCTTAAATTTTTAATCCAAATTAACGGAAAACAGTTGTTTTGCAAGATAAACATTTGTGTTGCAAGACAATAATGGTTTTGACTGTTTTAagctttgaaataaatatttaacccgGGAAGCACAAGTTCCCATtatgacctacagtatattttaatattcacatCTACCAAAATTTTGCATTCTTTGATGTACTTGTTTACAACCACTCATATGTATGTGGAAAGTACATTCCATGAGTACATTCATGGAAGTTGAGAAGTTGGTGGGAATCATGAGTACCATCAGTAACGGACATTCTTACCTTCTGCAGATCCATGCGCTAATCACAGGTCCCTTTGACACACCATATGAAGGTGGCTTCTTTCTCTTCCTATTCCGTTGCCCCCCTGACTACCCAATCCATCCCCCACGTGTCAAACTTATCACCACTGGACACAACACAGTGCGTTTCAACCCCAACTTTTACCGCAATGGAAAAGTTTGCCTTAGCATTCTCGGGTAAGTGTTTACACTCCACCACATGGCATAACAGTCTAGTAAGTTTTGATTTGGTATTGTTTTCTTATGCTttaataatatgtaaaaaataataataattaaaaatagaaagcaTTTCGAGCCCAGAAAAGCTTTGATTTAAAGCAATAGCACATATACAGGATAATTTGAAGTCTATTTCTGGTGGGTAggagtactgtatgtcttttaaTAATGCTGAAAATCTTGGTCCAGGAACTACACAAGCTGTCTGTATGACTGGTTTCCACCTGTAATGCAACAAATAGCTTTAACACATTCTTTAGGTGATAAACTAGCATACAAGCTTCATCTGTTTGTCtaatattttaatgtctttGTGTCATACATTTGATACTTAGCACGTGGACTGGGCCAGCATGGAGCCCTGCTCAGAGCATCTCCTCAGTCCTAATCTCCATCCAGTCCCTAATGACGGAAAACCCGTACCACAATGAGCCAGGCTTTGAGCAGGTACGTATGGCTTTCCAACACCGGGGTATATGCATAATATTTTGGTTTATCAGACTAATTAGGGCCCATGCACTATCGGGTGCGCAGGACCCTCTGTTTTcccaaggatttttttttccacaatttgGGGCTTTTTTGGGGTTTTAatatgctcaaaaactcattgGCAGACAgtttggaatctgctgccattatgATGACTGAGGGTCACGTGGCACGGGGCCATCAGGGGCCCTCACACTCAACTCAACAGAAactcagttattttgggttgtttaccAAAACGCACCCGATGGATTTTGATAGACTCCTGGGAAATTTATACGTTTGCCACCACCTGAGCCCATGTGAACTAAAGACACAGAGGATGCAGAATTgaagagggatttttgataccTCAAACAGGTCAGCCCTGATATTGCCTTTAACCTGCGCTGAAAAatggttaataactttgtgtggcattatattgagtgacatcacatccagtgacatcatagtgaTATGCCTATTCTACACACGTAcccatcacaaatgttaacacaaacgcacacatctctctctttctctctcacactcacacacaaacacagctggGGGGCGTTGATtacattactgattattacatgtTAAAAGTAATCAGATTACTAATTACGATAGTTTCACGTTACTTTGAAAAGTTCTGTCACGgtgtgcgcctgtgatgggcgtcGCCTCAACCTGTTGTCGCTCCTCGCTCGCTCCGTAGGCTTCCTACGTAGGCGCGGAGGAGTGAGGCCGCCAGATCGGGGAGGTTGGCActaattaatgtttttctgtCTGAAGTTTTCTCCCAATTAAAAAGTCcccccattttttttcccttcctccctcctttaacccttctcctttcctgtttttcctaaataaaatgACCCCTTAAGACCTCTCCTCGTGTACGTGATTAAAGCGTATGCTCATTAACTGATGCTGCCATGCAAAAcgtgatttttaaatgcattgtgattaatttttaaacactaCATTTGTAAAGCTAGTAAAAAAGTTAATAACATTGGTAACTGTTATTAAATTATatccatttaaaatttaatgtgTTACATTACTGCGTTATCAGGAAAAGTAATTAGATGACAGAAACGTATTACACAATACTGTGTTATACCCAATTCAGTTCGGAGCAATATCAATTTTGTCTCATGCGAGTCACCATATCCGAACAAAAGGTGAATGATTTACTGTGCTCCAGTCAGAAGCACCTGTAAATTtgaattgtttaaattttttttttgattattggTTTCTGTATTTGTTAGGAGAGGCATCCAGGAGATAGCAAGAACTACAACGAGTGCATCCGACATGAGACAATGCGTGTGGCTGTCTGTGATATGTTGGAAGGGAAAGTGCCATGTCCTGAGGCCCTGTGGTTAgtaacaatacacacacacacacacacacaccattaggTTTATAACTATTTGGATTGTAGACCTTTAGCATTAATTCAAGGGTTGTACATTGCCTTAACTGGAGTTTATTTCAAGTGATGTGTTTGAATTTGGTAGCTGTTTGTGATTAATTAAGTGAGTGAACTCTGTGCTTATTGATGACATAACTGCTGATTGAAGTAGCAGGTTGAATTCAGAAGTGTATAGAAATGTATTTTCTGCTCACATTCAGTTAACCAGTAGGATTGACTTCACAGTACAGATGGTTAATGGCATGAAGTATTCCATGAAAGCAACCCAAGGCAAAGAAATGGACTTTAACCCAGCTGGGCATGTTTTTTACTTCCTGAAGAGACAACTTAGGGCAGAAAGAACAATAAACAAGCAGCAATTAAAGAAGTActgcagtaaaggcctggcaaagAACCTTAAGGGAGGAAACTCAGCATATGATGAAGTCAGTGGGTTCCCGACTTAGGGTAATGGACTGCTAAGGATTTCCATCCACAGGATTACTGCTTACTGCTTTTTTcttagatttctttttctttaatgcgTCACCCTGTGTAAACTCTAGACTGTTATGCATGGAAATTTCAAATGGTTAGCAGTTCTAGAAATACTTAAAGCGAGCTCATCTAGCCTCAGCAAttataaaaaggcaaaaatactGAGATCACATTTCCCCCATTCTGATGGTTGGTGTAAACATTGACCtgttttataaagaaaataaaatccttGACATAAAGTTGCAAACAAAGATAGAAACTTTTTCACACAGATCAGTCATAACCACCTGCTTAATGCGGTGTACGTTTCTATTGTGCGCCAGAAATTGCTCTACCCAGTCAAGGCCCCAGCCAAGACTCCACAAGACCACTGAAAGTTAAAAGTGTGCTTTCTTAGCTGTGGTGTGTGGCAGCAAGACATGCAGGAGATTCTTTAAATCCTGTTAGATGTGAGGTGGACCTGTAATGGCTCATTCATGGAATTCAAGTCAACACTTTGAGCTCCTTGTCATCTTCTTGAACCCACCCCTaattttttgcagtgtggcagTGTGCATAAAGAAGTGTTTAGGTAGATGGTTGAAGGGAACTTGTGCCAATATTTCTCAGAACATTGCACTGCGTCTGCCAGCTTGTCTTCTTCCTATAGTGCATTCTGGTACCTTCTCTTCCCACAGTAACACAACAGGCTATCcaaataatgtaaaagaaaatgtgattgaACAGACCAGGCCATCTTCTCTATTGCGCTATGGTCCAGCTTTGATGATCACATGCCCTTTGTAGGTTATTTCAACAATGGACAGGGGTCAGTATGTAGTGCTCTGAAGCTACACAGCAAACGGTGATGAACCATGTTCTCACAACTCTCTGTCGTAgacctaacttttttttttggcaatttttGCTACAGTAGCTCATCTACTGTAGACCAGACGAGCTTGCCTGTACTCCTAATCGCATCAGTGAGCCTTAGTCGCACATTACCTGATCACTGGTTCACCACTTGTTCTTCCTTTaaccacttttggtaggtaccAACCGCAGCATACTAGAAACAGCCCGCACAACCTGCAATTTTATCATTGTATAAGATGCAGACCTCAAACAAGTTCAGTAAACAGTCAGTTACtttgcaacccacagcacccaaaagatCCGCTGTCAATGTCCTGGTACACGACCTCAGTCCCTGCGGAGCCACATCCTAAGTGGCTCCACAATTGCACAAatggaacctacacaatatacTCTTTACtcttgcaataaaaatgttttgtgttgtaatgttatggctgaatgtgtatttatttggaGATATTTTATCAATCATAGATTTGTGGTTAATTGGACTAAATTGAAGCTACACGTACTGTATTGCCACAGATTTATAGTGCTACTGTATCATTGGCATGCTCAGAGGAACTGtagtaatgcattaaaaatgttttttgagtACCATACTGGGTAAATGCCCGGTGCCTATCTATTTGCTGAACAAAACTTAAGAAAAAGAGATTACAAATATCCGTCTGGTTTTCGTGGTTAGAGAAAtcgctttttgtttaaattaaaaaataattccttATTCTGTTTTTCAGGAGTGTAATGGAAAAGTCTTTCTTGGAGTACTATGACTTCTATGAAGGTGTTTGCAAGGAACGTCTTCACTTACAaggaaaaaacatgcaggtaTTGTGTATAGGTATCTATTTGAATCGTGCTTTGGAATTGAGCAAAATaaagaactgtaaaaaaaaaaaaaaaaaaaaaaaaacagcccttcttagctttattaaataaaagattatcatCTTATGACAGCATGTCCATTAATTTTATTCCTCCCATACTACACACATTTGTcagcaatttaaaaattaaactaacTGGGTTACTGTTCAGAAGGTTGGCACTTCAAGGCTAGCTCCACTAATTTGCTGTTGCGGGCCCTttagcaaggctcttaaccctgtcTATTCCAAGAGCACCGTATCATGTCTGACTCCAATCCCCAAGCTGCGATatgtaaagaaatatttttactgtGACGCATGTATACATGTATGTGTGACTAATAAAGGCTTGAATAaaagctttcattttttttaaatatcctttttttgtatttgattaTAGTATAGTTATTACCTGTACATACAACTTGTcatgttacaggaaaatattaaATCCCTTTTTTGATATATATCAATCTTTGATGCTAAATATGCATCTCTTTTCAAAACAACTTACTATATTAATAATTACAGACCTTTCATGCTGTTCATGTGGAACATTGACCATGCAAGTAACACTGCAAGTTGTTGGGCTACATTAATTTActgattaaattttaaaatcttaaaaaacctaaaagtattttttagtcTAATTTAGCATATCCACAAAAATTGGCTTAGTAAATGAATGTTGTCCTTCATTgggaaattaatcaataaaaaaggtaaaacgTAATTGGTAGTAATGACTGTAGATGGTAGTGTTTGACTTTTTTGAGAGTTTAAACAGatagaaaaagtagaaaaagatTGAATGTCAACATTACAACTGAGAAAACAAAAGAAGGTTGCATGTAtaaaggcaataaaaaaaaaagatgcgtcctgccttttttttttatatacattttaataattttattattttatctgtgACAGGCAATGTCTGCAAAACTAAAACCAAATGTTTGTTTGGTATACATCTTCATTTGTGTCTTAAATGTAGGCAAACATTTGCTTATAACAGTTCCTGCTTTTGCTCTGTCTAGGATCCCTTTGGAGAGAAGAGAGGCAGTTTTGACTACCAGGGTCTGTTGGCACGGCTTGGTGCCACACAAAGGCGATTGCGGGAAAAATGCCCTCCTGAGGACAATGATGGAGACTCAGATTCTGACACCAGCTCATCTGGAACAGACCCGGACAGTCAGGGCAGCTCCCAGCCGTAGGGTGCCCCCTATGGGCACAGTGAAAGTATGAGAAAGCAATTGTGTTTTCCAGCTCCTGTGGACGCTTTTTAACAAGTAAAACGCAGAGCCCCGAGAGAAGTTTCGGAGTCTGCTGATTAGCACAGGATTAGTCTAGTTCCTGTTTCTTTTGGTTGGTCTGTTTTTCCTCTCCTTCTCTGCAAGCCAGTGGTTGCCTCTTTTCTTCGCTGAGGGAGAGATGTCAAGTGAGGTGTGGGAATGGGACTACAAGATGTaatgcaagtgtgtgatgctATACATGTCGGCAGTTCAGCACACACTCTGCTTATTGGAGCACATGTGTTTCTTTCAACCCTCTTAAAATTCACTCTACCTGATTGTCATGCATACACTGCAGGTAAAATAAGAGCTACTGGCACCTCAATTCTGAGTAGGCCATCATACATTCTAGTGCTCTGGTACCACTACAGCAATCAGTTTCCTGGTCTTATTTCTGTTCACTTAATGTCTTCACATAACCTCAGCATTTATTCATTGaaccattaaaaatattttgaaaattatGAATGGAGTCATAATTTTGACATGAATTCATAATGAATTACCTggtctaagaaaaaaaagctgatgcaactataaaataaatgt of the Clarias gariepinus isolate MV-2021 ecotype Netherlands chromosome 16, CGAR_prim_01v2, whole genome shotgun sequence genome contains:
- the ube2z gene encoding ubiquitin-conjugating enzyme E2 Z, which produces MADDVTDAAVTTSHGNGAQMLPSLGHFLPSSPPPAVAAETGLAAASPGVAYHITSDMDSQESGVVNTTGSVLPPAVPPSLPPSIGLGLTGAPANLAGAGLLSQIHATSWDPTLSTDWDNEKASQQCILRIKRDIMSIYKEPPPGMFVVPDPHDMTKIHALITGPFDTPYEGGFFLFLFRCPPDYPIHPPRVKLITTGHNTVRFNPNFYRNGKVCLSILGTWTGPAWSPAQSISSVLISIQSLMTENPYHNEPGFEQERHPGDSKNYNECIRHETMRVAVCDMLEGKVPCPEALWSVMEKSFLEYYDFYEGVCKERLHLQGKNMQDPFGEKRGSFDYQGLLARLGATQRRLREKCPPEDNDGDSDSDTSSSGTDPDSQGSSQP